A region of the Nocardia nova SH22a genome:
GCTACTACCCGGACGGTCCGAAGCTGTCGGATCTGGTGTCCCAGATTCGCGCCAGCGGACATCCGGTCGACTCGGTGGTGGTCGACACCTCGCTGTATTCGGGCCCCGCCTGGCCGTCGGGCTGGGATCCGGTCGATATCGCGGGCGGTTCGTGGGCCCCGATCGAACCGGTGATGATCGACGGCGGGCGGCTGGATCCGCTGGTCGAGTATTCGCCGCGGTCGGCGACACCGGCATTGGACGCGGGCCGTCGCCTGGCGCTGGAACTCGGCGCCGATCCGGCGAAGGTGCGGCTCGGCAAAGCCCCCGCCGGCGCCGCCGAGCTGGCCCACGTGGACTCCGCCAAGCTGCGGGATCGTCTGCGCGACATGATGATTCACTCCGACGACGTCCTCGCCGAGGCGATCGGCCGGGAGATCGCCGGGGTGACCGGCGGGGAGCAGTCCTTCGCCGGCGCCGCCGCGGCCACACTCACCGCACTGCGCGCCGCGGGCTTCGACACCACCGGGGTCACCCAGATCGACAACAGCGGCCTGTCCACCGACGACCGGGTGCCGGCCCGGCTGCTCGACCGGATCCTGGCCGAGGCCGCCGCCTCCGACGCGGCGCCGGACACGAAGACATCGGGAACCACGGGAGCGCCGGTGGTCGAGACCGGTGACAGCAGCGCCGCTCCCTCGCCGCTGGCGCCACTGCTGGACTACCTCCCGGTCGCGGGCGGTTCCGGATCACTAGCCGAGCGGTTCACCGACGGTGGTCCGCAGCGGGCGGGCGCGGGCTGGGTGCGGGCCAAGACCGGAACTCTCTCGGTCTCGAGCGCGTTGGCTGGATATGTGTTGGATCGCGACGGCCGGGTCGTCACCTTCGCGCTGATGTCGAACGACCGGCCGCCAGAGGCCAGCCGTCCGGCCTTGGACGCCGTCGCCACCGCACTCCGTAACTGTGGCTGCTCCTGACGGGTGGTACGAGATGACCGGAATCGATGACACCTCCGCCGCGACGGAGGACACACCCGCGAAGCGATCGATCCTGGCGGGCTCGGTGGACTGGGCGCTGGCGGCGCGCACGGGCAGTGCCGTCGTCCCGTCCGGGCCCCGGACCACCCGGTATTCCGCCGAGCAGGTGGTGCGGGAACTCGCGGAGGCGTCCATCCGGGCCGAGGGGCCGGTTCGCGAGGTGAGCCTGCTCGCCGACGATCGTCCCGTGCCCGCCGCCACCATCGTCGATCGGCCCGGCTGGATTCGCGCCGCCGCCGCATCGATGTCCGAGCTCACCGGCGTCACCGACGCCGAACGCGGCCGCTTCACCGGAAAACCGGCGGGTGTGCAGGCGGGCGCCATGCTGGCATTCCTGTCGACGGCGATTCTCGGCCAATACGATCCGTTCACCGGACCCGACGGCACCCTGTTGCTGGTGGCGCCCAACATCATGGCCGTGGAACGCGCACTGGGGGTGTCGCCCAGTGATTTCCGGCTGTGGGTCTGCCTGCACGAGGTGACCCACCGGGTGCAGTTCTCCTCGGCGCCCTGGCTGGCCGACTACATGAAGAGCAATGTGGACACCCTCGGCGCGGTCGGTGACGAACCGTTCAACGAGGTGCTCACCAGACTGCTCGAGGAGGTCCGCCGCCGCCGCGACAACGCGGGCAGCGACGATCCGGCCGATCGCGGTGTGCTGGGCCTGCTGCGCGCCACCCAGCCGCCGCCGCAGCGCGAGGCACTGGATCGGCTGCTGATGCTCGGCACACTGCTCGAAGGCCACGCCGACCACGTCATGGACGCCGTCGGCCCGGCCGTGATTCCCACGGTGAGCCAGATCCGCGAGGCCTTCGATCAGCGCCGCCGCCGTCCGGCCAATCCCATCCAGCGACTGCTGCGCGCCCTGCTCGGTGTCGATGCCAAAGTCGCCCAGTACGTGCGCGGGAAGGCGTTCGTGGACGAGGTGGTGGGCAAGGTCGGGATGGCGCGGTTCAACACGGTCTGGACCGATGCGGAGACGCTGCCGCGCACCGACGAGATCAGCACGCCGCAACGGTGGATCGATCGAGTTCTGGAGTGAATCCGCCCGGCGACGCCCGTGCGAGACCGTCGGACCCGGGTGCCGTGCGGCTTCCGGAGACCGCGGCCGTCCTGGCCGTGCGGCACGCGGTACGCGACTGGCTCGCGCGGCACCGCCCGTCCGAGCCGGTGGCGGTCGCGCTGTCCGGCGGTGCGGATTCGCTGGCGCTCACCGCGGCCACGGTGGTGGAGGCGCCCGCGGTCGATGCCCTGATCATCGATCACGGGCTGCAACCGGATTCGGCCGAGGTCGCGGCCGAAGCGTCGGCCGCGGCTCTGCGGCTGGGCTGCCGGTCGGCCCGCGTCCGCCGGGTGACGGTGACCGGTCCGGGCGGTCCTGAGGCCGCCGCGCGGCAGGCGCGGTACCGGGCCTTGGACGAACTGCGTGACGGGCTGCCGGTGCTGATCGCGCACACCCTCGACGATCAGGCCGAAACCGTGCTGCTGGGCCTGGCCCGCGGCTCCGGGCAGCGCTCACTGCAGGGGATGGCGGCCTTCGATGATCCGTGGGGGCGTCCGCTGCTGGGCATCCGGCGCGAGACCACCCGGCAGCTGTGCCGGGATCTCGGATTGCGAGCGCACGAGGATCCGCACAACAGCGCCCCGGAATTCACCCGGGTCCGGTTGCGCACGGAGGTCCTGCCGCTGCTCGAGGATGTCCTGGGCGGGGGCGTGGCATCGGCACTGGCCCGGACCGCCGCGCAACTGCGCGCCGACGGTGAGGTACTCGATTCGATAGCCGATGAGTTGCTGTCGCGGGCGCGCGATGGTTCGGCGGTGTCGGTCGAGATACTCGCCACGGCGCCCGGTGCGATCCGGCGGCGCGCTCTCCGATCCTGGCTTCTCGAAGGTGGCGCAAAAGCGTTGACGGACAAGCATTTACGAGCGGTCGAGACATTGATCACCGACTGGCGCGGCCAGGGCGGGGTCGCGGTCGGCGGCGGAATGCCGGGGACAAGGTTGGTTGCCAGGCGCGAACATGGCAGGCTGACACTGGCGTTCGCACGATAACGACCCGAAGGGAAGCCAGCGCACGTGTACGGGGATGACATAGCGTCGGTGCTGATCACCGAGGAGCAGATTCAAGCCAAGGTCGACGAGCTGGCAGAACTGATCGCCAAGCGATATCCCCCCGACGCACCCGAGGGAGATCTGCTGCTGGTCGGAGTGCTCAAGGGCGCGATCTTCTTCATGACCGATCTGGCGCGGGCCTTGCCCATTCCGACGCAGATGGAGTTCATGGCCGTCTCGTCCTACGGGTCGTCGACCTCGTCCTCCGGTGTGGTGCGGATCCTGAAGGATCTGGACAAGGACATCGCCGGGCGCAATGTGCTGATCGTCGAGGACATCATCGATTCCGGGCTGACCCTGTCGTGGCTGATGCGCAATCTGTCCAGCCGCAATCCCGCCTCCCTCGAGGTGGTGACGCTGCTGCGCAAGCCCGATGCGCTGCGCACCCAGCTCGAGGTGGCGAATGTGGGCTTCGACATTCCGAACGAATTCGTGGTCGGCTACGGCCTCGACTACGCCGAGCGGTATCGCGACCTGCCCTATATCGGCACGCTGAATCCGCGCGTCTACAGCGCCTGAACTGGGCGTACGCCCGAGAACGTGACCGAATCTCGCCATAGTGTGGCGAATGTCACTGTTTGAACATGTTCCCTGCGCAATCGCTATCGATGGATGTTGCTGACCGACCGATATAGATGCGCGTGTCATGTTTCCGTGTGGTCGCGCGGTGTGTCGAAGGTTGTAGTCGCAGGTCACTGCCCGCCTACCGGGCCGGTTTCGGGGGAATCGGCGGTTGTCGGAAGGTTCGCTGGGAAGTGGCCGAGGCGATTGCGCTGCACTTATGACGAACATCTATGCTGTCAGTAACAAACCGTTTGGCTGTTTATGACCCTCTATTCAAACTCGAAGGTCTGAAGCGGCTGGATTTCCAAGACCGATTCTGATAGCAAGGTGCTATGGACCCGCATTTGCGCGACCTGCGGTACTTCGTCGCCGTCGCTGAGGAACTGCACTTCACCAACGCCGCCCAGCGGCTGCACATCGCTCAGCCCACCCTCTCGCGGCAGATCCGCCAGCTCGAGCGGCAACTCGATGTGGTCCTGTTCGATCGCAATCAGCGCAGTGTCGCGCTGACCGTGGCCGGTAAGGAACTGCTCGAGGGCGCCCGCCGAATTCTGGAGCTGTGGGAGGTCACCAATGTGGCCCTGCAGGAAGCCGGCGAGGTGCTGCGGATAGGCATCCCGAGCTCGATCGGGCGCGGCCTGATCGCCGAGTTGGAGAGCGCCAGCGGACATCGCCTGGCCCTGCACTCGGCCTCGTGGACCGATCCCTCCAGCGGACTCGCCGGCCGGCAGGCCGATCTGGCGCTGATGTGGTTGCCGGTTCCCGACTCCGGCCGCTACCGCTGGCAGGTGCTGCGCACCGAACCGCGCTGGATTCTGCTGCCGGAGAACCACCGGCTCGCCGATCAGGACAGCATCGAATTCGCCGATCTGATCGACGAGCCGTTCATCGCGATGCCGTCCGAGGCCGGTGCGGCACGTGACTTCTGGCTCGGCGGCGATGCCCGCAACGGCCGTCAGGCCAAGATCGGCGGGGAGGCCGCCACGGCGGAGGAGCGGCTGGAGGCCGTCAGCCTCGGCCTGGGCGTGTGCCTGCTGGCCGAGAACAATGTGCCGATGTACCGGTGGCCGGGACTGACCGCGCGGCCGGTGTCGGGCCTCGCGCCGTGTGAACTCGCCATGGTGTGGCGGGCCGACGACGATCGGCCGACCATTCTCGATTTCGCCAATCGCGTTGTCGCCGGAGGTTTCTCGGTTCTCGAAGACGATCGGCAGCCGACCGGCAGTTGACTGTCAGGCGGTGCGCTGCCAGGGCTGCGCGGCCTCCAGCTGCGCGGCCAGGCACAGCAGCGTCGATTCGCTACCAGGCGGCCCGGCCAGCTGGGCCGCCACCGGCGTTCCGGTGCGCGGATGCAATCCCATCGGCACACTCATCGCGGGCCAGCCGACCAGATTCCACAGCGGCGTGAACGGCGAGTAGCGGACGCTGGCAACGACATTCGCCAGCCAGCCCCGGGCATGCCAGCTGCGAGCCGCCGGTGCGGGCGCGGCCAGCGTCGGCGTGATCACCACATCGTGCCGATCGAAGAAGTCCTGTAATCGCGCCTCGATCCGGTCCACCTGGCCGGGCCGGATCAGGCCCGCCCGCAGGACCGCGCGCCCCAGGCCGACGTGAACGCGAGTGCGTCGTTGCAGCAGTTCCGGATTCGCGACCGCCCCCGCCTCTCGCGCGGCGTTGGCGAGCCAGCGCAACGCCAGTGCCGTCGTCGCGCCCTGATAGGGCAGTGCGGCCGGTACCACGGTGTGCCCGGCCTCCCCGGCGAGCCGGGCGGCGGCCTGCGCGGCCGCGGTCCAGTGCCGGTCCACCCGGATCAGCGGGGAGGGCGATCCGGCGGCGAGGGCGATACGTAGTGGCGTGGGGGGCTCCAGATCGGCCAGTGCCGGACGATCGGCCAGTACCGACAGCACGAGTGCGGCATCGGCGACCGTGGTCGCCAGCGCGCCGTTCTCGGTCATCCCGCCCCACGAGTCCACACCCACCTGGGCCGGTACCACCCCGCGCCCCGGCTTGATCCCGACGACACCGCAGCAGGCGGCCGGGATACGCACCGACCCCAGACCGTCGTTGCCGTGTGCGACGGGGGTCAGCCCGGCGCCGACCGCGGCGCCGGAACCACCGGACGAACCACCCGCGCTGTGGCGAACGTTCCACGGTGAGCGGGAAATTCGATCGGGGGTGTCCGACACACCCCAGAGCCCGCCCTCCGGCATCTCGG
Encoded here:
- a CDS encoding D-alanyl-D-alanine carboxypeptidase/D-alanyl-D-alanine-endopeptidase, whose protein sequence is MWIAVLVATVVAVVVVAAVLVTVRPWTEEFRHGGLTVAAPPAPVKPFPQLTPAAPDAPEASPQGLAKALAQVATSPDLGSFAGSVSDPDTRTTLWSADPDKPMIPASTLKVMTTAAALLVLPADHRLTTRVVAGSAPGEVVLVGAGDPTLTAQADGKGYYPDGPKLSDLVSQIRASGHPVDSVVVDTSLYSGPAWPSGWDPVDIAGGSWAPIEPVMIDGGRLDPLVEYSPRSATPALDAGRRLALELGADPAKVRLGKAPAGAAELAHVDSAKLRDRLRDMMIHSDDVLAEAIGREIAGVTGGEQSFAGAAAATLTALRAAGFDTTGVTQIDNSGLSTDDRVPARLLDRILAEAAASDAAPDTKTSGTTGAPVVETGDSSAAPSPLAPLLDYLPVAGGSGSLAERFTDGGPQRAGAGWVRAKTGTLSVSSALAGYVLDRDGRVVTFALMSNDRPPEASRPALDAVATALRNCGCS
- a CDS encoding zinc-dependent metalloprotease, producing the protein MTGIDDTSAATEDTPAKRSILAGSVDWALAARTGSAVVPSGPRTTRYSAEQVVRELAEASIRAEGPVREVSLLADDRPVPAATIVDRPGWIRAAAASMSELTGVTDAERGRFTGKPAGVQAGAMLAFLSTAILGQYDPFTGPDGTLLLVAPNIMAVERALGVSPSDFRLWVCLHEVTHRVQFSSAPWLADYMKSNVDTLGAVGDEPFNEVLTRLLEEVRRRRDNAGSDDPADRGVLGLLRATQPPPQREALDRLLMLGTLLEGHADHVMDAVGPAVIPTVSQIREAFDQRRRRPANPIQRLLRALLGVDAKVAQYVRGKAFVDEVVGKVGMARFNTVWTDAETLPRTDEISTPQRWIDRVLE
- the tilS gene encoding tRNA lysidine(34) synthetase TilS, whose translation is MRLPETAAVLAVRHAVRDWLARHRPSEPVAVALSGGADSLALTAATVVEAPAVDALIIDHGLQPDSAEVAAEASAAALRLGCRSARVRRVTVTGPGGPEAAARQARYRALDELRDGLPVLIAHTLDDQAETVLLGLARGSGQRSLQGMAAFDDPWGRPLLGIRRETTRQLCRDLGLRAHEDPHNSAPEFTRVRLRTEVLPLLEDVLGGGVASALARTAAQLRADGEVLDSIADELLSRARDGSAVSVEILATAPGAIRRRALRSWLLEGGAKALTDKHLRAVETLITDWRGQGGVAVGGGMPGTRLVARREHGRLTLAFAR
- the hpt gene encoding hypoxanthine phosphoribosyltransferase, with amino-acid sequence MYGDDIASVLITEEQIQAKVDELAELIAKRYPPDAPEGDLLLVGVLKGAIFFMTDLARALPIPTQMEFMAVSSYGSSTSSSGVVRILKDLDKDIAGRNVLIVEDIIDSGLTLSWLMRNLSSRNPASLEVVTLLRKPDALRTQLEVANVGFDIPNEFVVGYGLDYAERYRDLPYIGTLNPRVYSA
- a CDS encoding LysR family transcriptional regulator gives rise to the protein MDPHLRDLRYFVAVAEELHFTNAAQRLHIAQPTLSRQIRQLERQLDVVLFDRNQRSVALTVAGKELLEGARRILELWEVTNVALQEAGEVLRIGIPSSIGRGLIAELESASGHRLALHSASWTDPSSGLAGRQADLALMWLPVPDSGRYRWQVLRTEPRWILLPENHRLADQDSIEFADLIDEPFIAMPSEAGAARDFWLGGDARNGRQAKIGGEAATAEERLEAVSLGLGVCLLAENNVPMYRWPGLTARPVSGLAPCELAMVWRADDDRPTILDFANRVVAGGFSVLEDDRQPTGS
- a CDS encoding amidase, which produces MTTAVAIAAAVRDGAVTAGQIVDAALERIDDGDARVGAFTTIRTEQARAESRALADRADLDILPLAGVPVAVKNNIDVAGEITAAGSVAGLATPARSDHPVVRRLRDAGAIVVGLTEMPEGGLWGVSDTPDRISRSPWNVRHSAGGSSGGSGAAVGAGLTPVAHGNDGLGSVRIPAACCGVVGIKPGRGVVPAQVGVDSWGGMTENGALATTVADAALVLSVLADRPALADLEPPTPLRIALAAGSPSPLIRVDRHWTAAAQAAARLAGEAGHTVVPAALPYQGATTALALRWLANAAREAGAVANPELLQRRTRVHVGLGRAVLRAGLIRPGQVDRIEARLQDFFDRHDVVITPTLAAPAPAARSWHARGWLANVVASVRYSPFTPLWNLVGWPAMSVPMGLHPRTGTPVAAQLAGPPGSESTLLCLAAQLEAAQPWQRTA